From a single Micromonospora pallida genomic region:
- a CDS encoding UDP-glucose dehydrogenase family protein has protein sequence MTIPYPTTVQTPAIPALTPPSGAPRPRLTFLGTGYLGATYAICFAELGYEVIGFDVDAEKIARLAAGQVPFHEPGLDELLRRNLATGRLRFSTDMAEVAEFGDVHFICVGTPQRPGGMGADLSYVESAVTELSQHLTRKALIVGKSTVPVGTAEWIEQLVEKHVPAELGVEVAWSPEFLQEGFAVEDVLRPNRVVVGVRSDWANGMLYAVHKGVFDLAVTEDREVPLVVTDFATAELVKVAANAFLATKISFINAMAEVCEVAGGDVTQLAKAIGYDPRIGNRFLQAGIGFGGGCLPKDIRAFQARAQELGAGEALRFLHEVDLINQRRRARVVHLAAELLGRRSGPAGPDLSGTRVAVLGATFKPNSDDVRDAPSLAVAVALLKAGAQVRVFDPEGMANARRAHPELTYAAGMAEACQDADLVCVLTEWTDFRNADPVALGEIVAGRRVVDGRNCLDPGMWTRAGWEYRGMGRP, from the coding sequence GTGACCATTCCCTATCCGACCACCGTGCAGACGCCGGCGATACCGGCGCTGACGCCGCCGTCCGGTGCGCCCCGGCCCCGGCTGACGTTCCTCGGGACCGGGTACCTCGGCGCGACGTACGCGATCTGCTTCGCGGAGCTGGGCTACGAGGTGATCGGCTTCGACGTGGACGCGGAGAAGATCGCCCGGCTCGCCGCCGGCCAGGTGCCGTTCCACGAGCCCGGCCTGGACGAGCTGCTGCGGCGGAACCTGGCGACCGGCCGGTTGCGCTTCTCCACCGACATGGCCGAGGTGGCCGAGTTCGGGGACGTGCACTTCATCTGCGTGGGCACGCCTCAGCGTCCCGGGGGGATGGGCGCCGATCTGTCGTACGTCGAGTCGGCGGTGACGGAGCTGTCGCAGCACCTGACCCGCAAGGCTCTCATCGTCGGCAAGTCCACCGTCCCGGTGGGCACCGCCGAGTGGATCGAGCAGTTGGTCGAGAAACACGTCCCGGCCGAACTGGGCGTCGAGGTGGCGTGGAGCCCGGAGTTCCTCCAGGAGGGCTTCGCCGTCGAGGACGTCCTGCGACCGAACCGGGTCGTCGTCGGGGTGCGGTCGGACTGGGCCAACGGCATGCTCTACGCCGTACACAAGGGGGTTTTCGACCTCGCGGTGACCGAGGACCGCGAGGTGCCGCTGGTGGTGACCGACTTCGCGACGGCGGAGCTGGTCAAGGTCGCGGCGAACGCCTTCCTGGCGACGAAGATCTCGTTCATCAATGCGATGGCGGAGGTGTGCGAGGTCGCCGGCGGCGACGTGACCCAGCTCGCCAAGGCGATCGGGTACGACCCCCGGATCGGCAACCGGTTCCTGCAGGCCGGCATCGGTTTCGGCGGCGGCTGCCTGCCCAAGGACATCCGGGCGTTCCAGGCGCGGGCGCAGGAGCTGGGGGCCGGTGAGGCGCTGCGGTTCCTGCACGAGGTGGACCTGATCAACCAGCGGCGCCGGGCGCGGGTGGTGCACCTGGCGGCGGAACTGCTGGGCCGCCGGTCGGGCCCGGCCGGCCCGGACCTGTCGGGGACCCGGGTGGCGGTCCTCGGGGCCACGTTCAAGCCGAACTCCGACGACGTGCGGGACGCGCCGTCGCTCGCGGTGGCGGTGGCGCTGCTCAAGGCGGGCGCCCAGGTGCGGGTGTTCGACCCGGAGGGAATGGCGAACGCGCGGCGGGCGCATCCGGAGCTGACCTACGCGGCGGGCATGGCGGAGGCCTGCCAGGACGCGGATCTGGTGTGCGTGTTGACCGAGTGGACCGACTTCCGCAACGCGGACCCGGTCGCGTTGGGGGAGATCGTGGCCGGTCGCCGGGTGGTCGACGGCCGCAACTGCCTGGACCCGGGGATGTGGACACGGGCCGGCTGGGAGTACCGGGGCATGGGCCGCCCCTGA
- a CDS encoding MFS transporter — protein sequence MATVTRSRLLRDVPPAARKLLAGQALSALGDGVFMPLLLIYLYRVEGLSLPKASLVVAIAPMTTFLLTLPAGALIDRIGARRALRFAAVGQALGVALLAGVSTLPLYVLAIVIKSAAEAAFWPASSSLLARLAVQNRERAFALRFLAVNAGIGIGGLVAALAADISRPLTFQLLIFADALSFLLLWWFVPTESTGGTTAETETTDEKTTGTYRMLLADRRFVLLMAAMAVLMAVGYGQLDAGIPAFTIDAAGLDESSVGLLFTANTVVVVIVQLAVLRRLGNSDAPKALAAVAVAWAVSWVVLGIALVDGITGTMWALVVVIGSQVVFAAAETILQPVHSALINDMAPDELRGRYNAASALAWNAGFFAGPVLSGVLLGAATPVWYLVLMVGGCLASGAFIFTLRGGLTAARARAGSSEESHQLR from the coding sequence ATGGCGACCGTCACGCGATCGCGACTCCTGCGGGACGTTCCGCCGGCGGCACGGAAGCTGCTGGCCGGACAGGCGCTGTCCGCGTTGGGCGACGGCGTCTTCATGCCCCTGCTGCTGATCTACCTCTACCGGGTGGAGGGGCTGAGCCTGCCCAAGGCGTCGCTGGTCGTCGCGATCGCGCCGATGACGACCTTCCTGCTGACGCTGCCGGCCGGTGCGCTGATCGACCGGATCGGCGCGCGCCGGGCGCTCAGGTTCGCCGCGGTGGGGCAGGCCCTGGGCGTCGCCCTGCTCGCCGGGGTGTCCACGCTGCCGCTGTACGTCCTGGCCATCGTGATCAAGAGCGCGGCCGAGGCCGCCTTCTGGCCGGCGAGTTCCTCGCTGCTGGCGCGCCTGGCCGTCCAGAACCGGGAACGCGCCTTCGCGTTGCGGTTCCTGGCGGTCAACGCCGGCATCGGCATCGGCGGCCTGGTCGCCGCCCTCGCCGCCGACATCTCCCGCCCGCTGACCTTCCAACTCCTCATCTTCGCCGACGCGCTGAGCTTCCTGCTGCTCTGGTGGTTCGTCCCCACCGAGTCGACCGGCGGGACCACGGCGGAGACGGAGACGACGGACGAGAAGACCACCGGCACCTACCGGATGCTGCTGGCCGACCGACGCTTCGTCCTGCTGATGGCGGCGATGGCGGTGCTCATGGCGGTCGGGTACGGACAGCTCGACGCCGGCATCCCGGCGTTCACGATCGACGCGGCCGGGCTCGACGAGAGCTCGGTGGGCCTGCTCTTCACGGCCAACACCGTGGTGGTGGTCATCGTCCAGCTCGCGGTCCTGCGGCGGCTCGGGAACTCCGACGCGCCGAAGGCGCTCGCCGCCGTGGCCGTCGCCTGGGCGGTCAGCTGGGTGGTGCTGGGGATCGCGCTGGTGGACGGGATCACCGGCACGATGTGGGCGCTGGTCGTGGTGATCGGCTCGCAGGTCGTCTTCGCCGCCGCCGAGACGATCCTCCAGCCGGTGCACAGCGCGTTGATCAACGACATGGCGCCGGACGAGCTGCGCGGACGGTACAACGCGGCTTCCGCGCTCGCCTGGAACGCGGGTTTCTTCGCCGGCCCGGTCCTCTCCGGCGTGCTCCTGGGCGCTGCCACACCCGTCTGGTACCTCGTCCTGATGGTGGGCGGCTGCCTCGCGTCGGGCGCGTTCATCTTCACCCTCCGGGGCGGCCTGACGGCCGCGCGCGCCCGGGCCGGGTCGTCCGAGGAGTCGCACCAGCTCCGTTGA
- a CDS encoding right-handed parallel beta-helix repeat-containing protein, which produces MSAPIPPNPLDPPPGTGWPAATPPPEPPHGGPEVPAAAEPVPAGAARPAWRTVSGGLPLWLAASAFVLALITLVVTVFDGDAADPGPGAGLSGPTRTPTGSAPAAPSEPEPVPTTAPASPSAAGSVAAPARATTTCPAPTVTVNDASSLAEALATAAPGTSIRMAGGVYADRFVASTAGTEAQPIFLCGAADAIIDGGGVDGGYGFHLDGASYWRLVGFTVRNSQKGVMADGAQHVVIDGLTVEQIGDEAIHLRKASSDNIVRNNTVRETGKRRERFGEGIYVGSAESNWCEINGCAPDASDRNVIQGNEITAVTAEAVDIKEGTTGGVVSGNTFDGSALSGSHADSWVDVKGNDWTIENNIGRNSIEDGFQTHEILEGWGTGNVFRGNTAEVNGPGFGFNLTPVNDNRVSCDNKVTGAAKGLANVDCH; this is translated from the coding sequence ATGAGCGCCCCGATTCCGCCGAATCCGCTGGATCCGCCGCCGGGCACCGGGTGGCCGGCGGCGACGCCCCCGCCGGAACCACCCCACGGCGGTCCCGAGGTGCCGGCCGCCGCCGAGCCGGTGCCGGCCGGTGCCGCCCGGCCGGCGTGGCGCACCGTCTCCGGTGGCCTGCCGCTCTGGCTCGCCGCCAGCGCCTTCGTGCTCGCGCTGATCACGCTGGTCGTCACGGTGTTCGACGGCGACGCCGCCGACCCCGGGCCGGGCGCCGGGCTGTCCGGCCCCACCCGGACGCCGACCGGGTCGGCCCCGGCGGCGCCGTCCGAGCCCGAGCCCGTGCCCACCACCGCACCCGCGTCGCCCTCGGCGGCGGGCTCCGTGGCGGCGCCGGCGCGGGCCACCACCACCTGCCCGGCCCCCACGGTGACGGTCAACGACGCCTCGTCGCTCGCCGAGGCACTGGCCACCGCCGCGCCGGGCACCAGCATCCGGATGGCCGGCGGTGTCTACGCGGACCGGTTCGTCGCCTCGACGGCCGGCACCGAGGCACAGCCGATCTTCCTCTGTGGCGCCGCCGACGCGATCATCGACGGGGGCGGTGTCGACGGCGGATACGGCTTCCACCTGGACGGGGCGAGCTACTGGCGACTGGTCGGCTTCACCGTCCGCAACTCGCAGAAGGGCGTGATGGCCGACGGCGCGCAGCACGTGGTGATCGACGGTCTGACCGTGGAACAGATCGGTGACGAGGCGATCCACCTGCGCAAGGCGAGTTCCGACAACATCGTGCGCAACAACACCGTCCGTGAGACGGGCAAACGACGCGAGCGGTTCGGTGAGGGGATCTACGTCGGTTCGGCGGAGTCGAACTGGTGCGAGATCAACGGTTGCGCACCGGACGCCAGCGACCGGAACGTCATCCAGGGCAACGAGATCACCGCGGTCACCGCCGAAGCCGTCGACATCAAGGAGGGCACCACCGGCGGGGTCGTCTCGGGGAACACCTTCGACGGCAGCGCGCTCAGCGGCTCCCACGCCGACTCCTGGGTCGACGTGAAGGGTAACGACTGGACCATCGAGAACAACATCGGGCGGAACTCCATCGAGGACGGTTTCCAGACCCACGAAATCCTCGAGGGCTGGGGAACAGGAAACGTCTTCCGGGGCAACACGGCCGAGGTGAACGGCCCGGGATTCGGCTTCAATCTCACCCCGGTCAACGACAACCGGGTCAGTTGCGACAACAAGGTGACCGGCGCGGCAAAGGGCCTCGCCAACGTCGACTGCCACTGA
- a CDS encoding AMP-binding protein: MQQANGVVGSIRQWAIEDGDRAALTWLPHLDAAGVTTTFAQLDTQAGEVAAAVRAHTRGGDRVLLIQPPGPRFVAAFVGCLYAGRVPVPVYPALDSPEGRSLIARVREDCEPALAWVTDAEVAEGTARLLRVPSEWRTTPGLVHLPDRAPDPTAVAFLQYTSGSTSSPKGVVVTHGNLAANVAAIAETFQHDRDEVILSWLPAYHDMGLIGNILHPLTLGSGTILCPPTAFIRRPLSWLTSIHRLGVTTSGAPNFAYELVVAALEREGVPEVDLRRWRVAYSGAEPVVAESMRRFAELLAPHGFDPGAIMPCYGLAEATLLVASADRGDGVRSREAADGGSAVACGWPRGCEVVVTDAADRPLAEGQVGEIRVSGPSVAAGYWGRPDDDTFAGPVLGRDGTWLRTGDLGFLADGELHVAGRSKDVIIVRGRNHHPHDIERLAGGLVPAFRPGHVVAFASPDGEGVVVVGEVRPGAGLTEADSARLARSVANAFGLAVRDVVAAPRRGIPRTTSGKLRRAETRRRYEAGEYPTAASPATDPEAVAHLVAEALGHRPAPDEALVEAGLDSLRAVWLSGALSSRAGIEVPVRDLLAGATLAELTSWTPTAATPPATGADPYRLAAAQQALVFLDQLAPDSDEYTISFACELDPAGDVAAFERALRSALLAQPQWGRRIVRNGPAISAEPVPERDFHDVLALVPVPVRAERLAEHLADAAALPFRLAAGPLVRVYHWRVGARSVYQLVAHHIATDLWSLGLLFEDVAARYETLRHGLADRPTPVVDRYPAYVAEQEAYLTSDAAAARDSYLRDLIPSGHPPLAVRTDRPRGPKRDARAGQMRLSLPEDVSARLGSRDAVALLTALWGVCLHRYGGPSPVVVGTPVTGRTTGAHAAVAGLCTNTVPLAIPTDPELSLDALVRQVRAQLLAGVSAGLYPLSRAVEVLRPARDPGRNPLVETLVTVQESPIPRLPHLMGALADADWIELGTLRLRPVPVPRGTCRYDLDLVVTPRESGGHLLTLDYAAHLFDGDTAERVLRTYAAMVVAATAPSAVTLADAMVLSAEDRARYETAGHGPGPVPQGSLVELVRRHAAARPDAPAVVDDGTAIGFGQFAARVDRLAGVLAAVAAQDERTGR; this comes from the coding sequence GTGCAGCAGGCCAATGGCGTGGTGGGCAGTATCCGGCAGTGGGCCATTGAGGACGGTGACCGGGCCGCGCTGACCTGGCTGCCACACCTCGACGCCGCCGGTGTGACGACGACCTTCGCGCAGTTGGACACGCAGGCCGGGGAGGTGGCCGCCGCGGTACGCGCGCACACCCGGGGCGGCGACCGGGTCCTGCTGATCCAGCCACCGGGCCCGCGGTTCGTGGCCGCCTTCGTGGGCTGTCTCTACGCCGGACGGGTGCCGGTCCCGGTGTATCCGGCGCTCGACTCACCCGAGGGGCGGTCGCTGATCGCGCGGGTCCGCGAGGACTGCGAGCCGGCCCTCGCCTGGGTCACCGACGCCGAGGTGGCCGAGGGCACTGCCCGCCTGCTCCGCGTCCCCAGCGAGTGGCGGACCACGCCGGGACTCGTCCACCTGCCGGACCGCGCGCCCGATCCGACGGCCGTCGCGTTCCTCCAGTACACGTCGGGCTCCACGAGCAGTCCCAAGGGCGTCGTCGTCACCCACGGGAACCTGGCCGCGAACGTCGCCGCGATCGCCGAGACCTTCCAGCACGACCGGGACGAGGTCATCCTCAGTTGGCTGCCCGCCTACCACGACATGGGCCTCATCGGGAACATCCTGCACCCGTTGACCCTGGGCAGCGGCACGATCCTGTGCCCGCCGACGGCGTTCATCCGCCGTCCGCTGTCCTGGCTGACGTCGATCCACCGGTTGGGCGTCACCACCAGCGGCGCCCCGAACTTCGCGTACGAGCTGGTCGTCGCCGCGCTGGAGCGGGAGGGCGTACCGGAGGTCGACCTGCGCCGGTGGCGCGTCGCCTACAGCGGTGCCGAGCCGGTCGTCGCGGAGAGCATGCGCCGGTTCGCCGAACTGCTCGCGCCACACGGCTTCGACCCGGGCGCGATCATGCCCTGCTACGGGCTGGCCGAGGCCACCCTGCTGGTGGCGTCCGCCGACCGGGGCGACGGCGTGCGCAGCCGCGAGGCGGCCGACGGCGGCAGCGCGGTGGCGTGCGGGTGGCCGAGGGGCTGCGAGGTGGTCGTTACGGACGCCGCCGACCGTCCCCTGGCCGAGGGGCAGGTCGGCGAGATCCGGGTCAGCGGGCCCAGCGTGGCCGCCGGTTACTGGGGTCGTCCGGACGACGACACCTTCGCCGGTCCGGTCCTCGGGCGGGACGGAACCTGGCTGCGTACCGGCGATCTCGGCTTCCTCGCCGACGGAGAACTGCACGTCGCCGGCCGGAGCAAGGACGTCATCATCGTCCGGGGCCGCAACCACCATCCGCACGACATCGAACGGCTCGCCGGCGGCCTGGTGCCCGCCTTCCGGCCGGGACACGTCGTGGCGTTCGCGTCGCCGGACGGCGAGGGCGTCGTCGTCGTGGGCGAGGTCCGACCCGGCGCCGGGCTGACCGAGGCCGACTCGGCCCGGCTCGCCCGGAGCGTCGCCAACGCCTTCGGGCTCGCGGTACGCGACGTGGTGGCCGCGCCCCGGCGCGGCATTCCCCGGACGACCAGCGGCAAGCTGAGACGGGCCGAGACCCGGCGACGGTACGAGGCCGGGGAGTACCCGACCGCCGCGTCCCCGGCCACCGACCCGGAGGCCGTGGCGCACCTGGTGGCGGAGGCTCTCGGCCACCGACCGGCACCGGACGAGGCACTCGTCGAGGCCGGACTCGACTCGCTGCGCGCCGTGTGGCTCTCCGGCGCGCTCAGCAGCCGGGCGGGGATCGAGGTGCCGGTCCGGGACCTGCTCGCCGGTGCCACCCTGGCCGAGTTGACCTCGTGGACGCCGACGGCCGCGACGCCCCCGGCGACCGGCGCGGACCCGTACCGGCTCGCCGCCGCCCAGCAGGCGCTGGTCTTCCTCGACCAGCTCGCCCCGGACAGCGACGAGTACACCATCTCGTTCGCCTGCGAGCTGGACCCGGCCGGCGACGTGGCCGCCTTCGAACGGGCCCTCCGCTCGGCGCTGCTGGCCCAGCCGCAGTGGGGCCGACGGATCGTCCGGAACGGTCCCGCCATCAGCGCGGAGCCGGTGCCGGAGCGGGACTTCCACGACGTCCTGGCCCTGGTGCCCGTACCGGTGCGGGCGGAGCGGCTGGCCGAGCACCTCGCCGACGCCGCCGCGTTGCCGTTCCGGCTGGCGGCGGGGCCGCTGGTGCGCGTGTACCACTGGCGGGTCGGCGCGCGCAGCGTCTACCAGCTCGTGGCGCATCACATCGCGACCGACCTGTGGTCCCTCGGCCTGCTCTTCGAGGACGTCGCCGCCCGGTACGAGACGCTGCGCCACGGCCTCGCCGACCGTCCGACGCCGGTCGTCGACCGGTACCCGGCGTACGTCGCCGAGCAGGAGGCGTACCTGACCTCGGACGCGGCGGCGGCACGCGACTCCTACCTGCGCGACCTGATCCCGTCCGGCCACCCGCCGCTGGCCGTCCGGACCGACCGGCCCCGGGGGCCGAAACGGGACGCCCGGGCCGGGCAGATGCGGCTGTCGCTGCCCGAGGACGTGTCGGCCCGGCTGGGCTCCCGGGACGCGGTGGCCCTGCTGACCGCCCTCTGGGGCGTCTGCCTGCACCGCTACGGTGGCCCGAGTCCGGTGGTGGTCGGCACTCCGGTCACCGGACGGACCACCGGCGCGCACGCCGCCGTCGCGGGGCTGTGCACCAACACCGTGCCGCTGGCCATTCCCACGGATCCGGAGCTGTCCCTGGACGCCCTCGTCCGGCAGGTGCGGGCCCAGCTGCTCGCCGGGGTGAGCGCCGGGCTCTACCCCCTCTCCCGGGCGGTGGAGGTGCTGCGCCCGGCGCGCGACCCCGGCCGGAACCCGCTGGTTGAAACCCTGGTCACCGTGCAGGAGAGCCCGATTCCCCGACTTCCGCACCTGATGGGGGCACTGGCCGACGCCGACTGGATCGAGCTGGGCACGCTGCGTCTGCGCCCGGTGCCGGTTCCGCGCGGAACCTGCCGGTACGACCTCGACCTGGTCGTCACGCCCCGGGAGTCCGGCGGTCACCTGCTGACCCTGGACTACGCGGCCCACCTGTTCGACGGGGACACGGCCGAGCGGGTCCTGCGCACCTACGCCGCGATGGTGGTGGCCGCCACCGCGCCGTCCGCGGTCACGCTGGCCGACGCGATGGTTCTGTCCGCCGAGGACCGGGCGCGCTACGAGACCGCCGGACACGGTCCGGGCCCGGTGCCGCAGGGGTCGCTGGTGGAGCTGGTCCGCCGGCACGCGGCAGCACGGCCGGACGCGCCGGCCGTGGTCGACGACGGGACGGCGATCGGATTCGGGCAGTTCGCCGCGCGCGTCGACCGGCTCGCCGGCGTACTGGCGGCCGTGGCGGCACAGGACGAGAGGACGGGCCGATGA
- a CDS encoding permease prefix domain 1-containing protein codes for MTVDDELEGQIAEWRAYMHRRRELDHADAEELEDHLRSRITELTEGGLRTDEAFLIAVKRMGSLDALSREFAREHSERLWKQLVLPGEPDTPATARSRRELPVMVLCAVVAALAIKVPSWFGTDLDDDGSFYARNISLFALPALAAYFVWQRRVGLRVVGVLAVLFVLAAVAANAYPLADDAQSTVLTAIHLPLALWLVVGVAYTGGDWRSDRRRMDFIRFTGEWFIYFVLLALGGGVLTAVTVNVFAAIGLDVEDFVSLWLLPCGAMAAVVVAAWLVEAKQSVIENMAPVLTRVFTPLFATALLAFLGAFVWTSNGIDVERDVLILFDLLLVVVLGLLLYAISARDLTARPGLFDRLQLVLVVSALVIDAIVLLAITGRITEWGLSPNKTAALGENVILLANLAWSAWLFLGFVRGRMPFGRLERWQTRYVVVYAAWAWMVVLAFPPLFDFA; via the coding sequence ATGACCGTCGACGACGAGCTGGAGGGCCAGATCGCCGAGTGGCGGGCGTACATGCACCGCCGCCGGGAGCTGGACCACGCCGATGCCGAGGAGCTGGAGGACCACCTTCGCAGCCGGATCACCGAGCTGACCGAGGGCGGCCTGCGCACCGACGAGGCGTTCCTGATCGCGGTCAAGCGGATGGGCAGCCTCGACGCCCTGTCGCGGGAGTTCGCGCGCGAGCACTCCGAGCGGTTGTGGAAGCAACTCGTGCTGCCCGGGGAGCCGGACACGCCCGCCACCGCCCGGTCCCGCCGCGAACTGCCCGTCATGGTGCTCTGCGCGGTCGTCGCGGCGCTCGCGATCAAGGTGCCGAGCTGGTTCGGAACCGACCTCGACGACGACGGCAGCTTCTACGCCCGAAACATCAGCCTCTTCGCGCTGCCCGCGCTGGCCGCGTACTTCGTCTGGCAGCGCCGGGTCGGCCTGCGCGTCGTCGGGGTGCTCGCGGTGCTGTTCGTCCTCGCCGCAGTGGCCGCGAACGCGTACCCGCTGGCCGACGACGCGCAGAGCACCGTGCTCACGGCGATCCACCTGCCGCTCGCGCTGTGGCTGGTGGTCGGCGTCGCCTACACCGGTGGCGACTGGCGCTCCGATCGACGGCGGATGGACTTCATCCGGTTCACCGGGGAGTGGTTCATCTACTTCGTCCTGCTCGCGCTGGGCGGTGGCGTGCTCACCGCCGTCACCGTGAACGTCTTCGCCGCCATCGGCCTCGACGTCGAGGACTTCGTCTCCCTGTGGCTGCTCCCGTGCGGGGCCATGGCCGCGGTCGTCGTGGCGGCCTGGCTGGTGGAGGCCAAGCAGAGCGTCATCGAGAACATGGCGCCGGTGCTGACCCGCGTCTTCACCCCGCTGTTCGCGACCGCCCTGCTGGCGTTCCTGGGCGCCTTCGTCTGGACCAGCAACGGCATCGACGTCGAGCGCGACGTGCTCATCCTCTTCGACCTGCTGCTCGTCGTCGTGCTGGGCCTGCTGCTGTACGCCATCTCCGCCCGTGACCTCACGGCCAGGCCCGGTCTCTTCGACCGCCTGCAACTCGTCCTCGTCGTCAGCGCCCTGGTCATCGACGCCATCGTGCTGCTCGCCATCACCGGCCGGATCACCGAATGGGGCCTCAGCCCCAACAAGACCGCCGCCCTCGGCGAGAACGTCATCCTGCTCGCCAACCTGGCCTGGTCGGCCTGGCTGTTCCTCGGCTTCGTCCGGGGCCGGATGCCCTTCGGCCGCCTGGAGCGCTGGCAGACCCGGTACGTCGTGGTGTACGCCGCCTGGGCCTGGATGGTCGTCCTCGCCTTCCCACCCTTGTTCGACTTCGCCTGA
- a CDS encoding S1 family peptidase yields the protein MRSIRLLAGAVVAVVSASMVVAPAHAADPVAADTGRDETQAAIVAYKAVYPTISDDAAKVAATQQETRKQLHEQLAKEPQTYGGGHFDPLSGITHVALTSKESADRAAEAGRALGLTVDARVVERSYDELERLADTVRAGTDELAVLAKGRVGVEVSSNTVTVALTAQEEASLPKGTVPSWVTIVPASTDEIEEDVCTSRANCNDSLRAGLVIHRSGGGCSVGFTARSSGVRWALTAGHCGGGSVTNWSTAGTPIGPMHPVNAINSGPVDAGAIQVTNAGYAADTLGRIAISGSSWVPVKGRAHTMSFIWVGDVVCVSARYAAPATSGNPCGVVTKTSDAAVRGLTRYEGYDPCSGDSGGGVYWLPSSGKRYAFGLHSRSTSGCNATPRKAWFSALPRFWPGLSYDLA from the coding sequence ATGAGGAGTATCCGGCTGTTGGCGGGTGCCGTCGTCGCGGTGGTGTCCGCGTCGATGGTGGTCGCGCCGGCGCACGCGGCGGATCCGGTCGCCGCCGACACGGGACGGGACGAGACCCAGGCGGCGATCGTCGCCTACAAGGCCGTGTACCCGACGATCTCGGACGATGCCGCCAAGGTCGCGGCCACCCAGCAGGAGACCCGCAAGCAACTGCACGAGCAGTTGGCCAAGGAGCCCCAGACGTACGGCGGGGGTCACTTCGACCCGCTGTCCGGGATCACCCACGTGGCCCTGACCAGCAAGGAGAGCGCCGACCGGGCCGCCGAGGCGGGCCGGGCACTCGGGCTCACCGTCGACGCCCGGGTGGTCGAGCGCAGCTACGACGAGTTGGAACGGCTCGCCGACACGGTGCGCGCCGGCACCGACGAACTCGCTGTCCTGGCCAAGGGCCGGGTGGGCGTCGAGGTGAGCAGCAACACGGTCACCGTCGCCCTGACCGCGCAGGAGGAGGCCAGCCTCCCCAAGGGCACGGTGCCGAGCTGGGTCACCATCGTGCCGGCGAGCACCGACGAGATCGAAGAGGACGTCTGCACGTCGCGGGCCAACTGCAACGACAGCCTGCGCGCCGGACTGGTGATCCACCGCTCCGGCGGTGGCTGCTCGGTGGGCTTCACCGCCCGCAGCAGCGGCGTGCGCTGGGCGCTCACCGCCGGCCACTGCGGCGGTGGCTCGGTGACCAACTGGTCCACCGCCGGCACGCCGATCGGCCCGATGCACCCGGTCAACGCGATCAACTCCGGCCCGGTCGACGCCGGGGCCATCCAGGTCACCAACGCCGGGTACGCGGCGGACACCCTGGGCCGGATCGCCATCTCCGGCTCGTCCTGGGTGCCGGTCAAGGGCCGGGCGCACACCATGTCGTTCATCTGGGTCGGCGACGTGGTCTGCGTCTCCGCCCGTTACGCGGCGCCCGCCACGTCCGGCAACCCGTGCGGTGTGGTCACCAAGACCAGCGACGCGGCCGTGCGCGGCCTGACCAGGTACGAGGGCTACGACCCGTGCTCCGGCGACAGCGGGGGCGGGGTCTACTGGCTCCCGTCGTCCGGCAAGCGGTACGCGTTCGGCCTGCACAGCCGCAGCACGTCGGGATGCAACGCGACGCCGCGGAAGGCGTGGTTCAGCGCGCTGCCGAGGTTCTGGCCCGGCCTCTCCTACGACCTGGCCTGA
- a CDS encoding PadR family transcriptional regulator has protein sequence MHITKDLVAASATPLVLGILAEGESYGYAILKQVNDLSGGKLEWTDGLLYPLLHRLERLGHVESTWQVPPGGRRRKYYRITDQGRAELAEQRRQWAAVVDALRGVWSATPGITPIMAPAWEAGR, from the coding sequence ATGCACATCACCAAAGACCTCGTCGCGGCCTCCGCGACACCGCTCGTGCTGGGCATCCTCGCCGAGGGCGAGAGCTACGGCTACGCGATCCTCAAGCAGGTCAACGACCTGTCCGGCGGGAAACTGGAGTGGACCGACGGCCTGCTCTACCCGCTGCTGCACCGCCTGGAGCGGCTCGGCCACGTCGAGTCGACCTGGCAGGTTCCGCCCGGCGGACGACGCCGCAAGTACTACCGCATCACCGACCAGGGCCGGGCCGAACTCGCCGAGCAGCGCCGCCAGTGGGCCGCCGTCGTCGACGCGCTACGGGGCGTCTGGAGCGCGACGCCGGGCATCACGCCGATCATGGCACCGGCCTGGGAGGCGGGACGATGA